The Planctomycetia bacterium genomic interval CGGCGGGCGCGTCTGCCCCGTTTTCAGGACTGTCTGCGCTGCCACGCGAAGTTATTCAATCAATCCCACCAGTTGCGCTGGCCCGCCCTACGACTTCTCCGTTGGCCTTTGAACCGCACAACGTCCGGCCACGTAAGAATTACCACGTGGCGATCCGTACCCAGCTCGCGAATCCACCTGCAACCCAATTGCACCCACATTCGCGTCGCACGGTCATGCCGGGTTGTCCCCGTGACTCAAATCAATATACTGAAACCACTTGAGACGCCGCTCATGGGGAACGGAATGCATCCATGTTGTTGCTGACAGACGTGAAGAAATCGTTTACCGAGCCAGGCGGCGGCCGGCTGCCGATCCTCGACGTGCCCCGCTTCGCCGTCGGTGAAGGGGAGCAATTGGCCCTCGTCGGCCAGAGCGGCTGCGGCAAAACCACGCTGCTGCATGTGATCGCCGGCATCACGCGACCCGACTCGGGGCAGGTGCAAATCGGCGGCCGGGATATCGCCCAACTGCCGGAAGCCGGACGCGATCAATTTCGCGCGCAGCACATCGGCTACGTCTTCCAGACGTTCAACTTGTTGCCCGGCTTCTCGGCGCTGGAAAACGTGCTGCTCGGCATGAGCTTCGGCCGTGGGCGGGCCGACCGTGAACGTGCAAAGCAACTTTTGGAACGTGTCGGCCTCGGCGCGCGGCTCTCCCATAAACCGTCGATGCTTTCGGTCGGCGAACAGCAACGGGTCTCGGTCGCCCGGGCATTGGCGAATCGCCCCAAGCTGCTCCTGGCCGACGAGCCGACCGCCAGCGTCGATTCCGGACATCAAAAACAGATTATCGACCTGATTCGCGACACCTGCCGCGAGCAGAAAGTCGCGTTAGTCGTCGTCACGCACAGCCCCGAAGTGGCGGGCCAGTTCGAGCGCGTCGAACATTTGGAACAACTGAACCGGGCGGTGGCGCAGTCATGAGCATCTGGAAGATCGCCTGGCGTAGCATTCAACAACGCGCACTGTCGTCGTTTCTCACGGCCCTGTCGATGGCCCTGGGCGTCGCGCTGATCGTCGCGGTGCTGGTCATTCACGGCGTAGTGGCGCAATCGTTCAACCGCAACGCCGCCGGCTACGACATGATCGTCACGGCCAAAGGCGGCGCGCTGCAGGCAGTGTTGAACACTGTCTTTCACCTCAGCAAGCCGGTCGAAAACCTGCCGTACACGTACTACGAGGAATTCCTCAACACGCCCGAACACAAAGGGAAGTATGCCAAGTACGTCGGGCTCGCGATTCCGTATTGCCTCGGTGACAACTACGAGGGTTACCGCGTCGTCGGCACGACGATCGACATGTTCGACAAGCTGGAGTACGCCCCTGGGACGAAGTACGCTTTTAGCGCCGGCCGCAACTTCAAAGCAGACGCCTATTTCGAAGGCGTCGTCGGCGCCACGGTCGCGCGTAAGACGGGTCTCAAAGTCGGCGACACGTTCGCCCCGACGCACGGCGTCACGGAATCAGAAGACGCCCACACACACGACCACGACCCGTTCAAAGTCGTCGGCATTTTGGCGCCCACCGGTACGCCCAACGACCGGGCGCTGTTCGTGAACATGGAGGGCTTCTTCCTGCTGGAAGGGCACGCCCTCGACCCGCCGTCGGAAGCCGCCGCGCACTCGCATGACGAACACAACCACGCGCATGAAGGCGAGCAAGCTCACGAGCCGTCCTCGACAGTGGCGCACGAACATGCCGCCGAAGACGCCCATGCGCATGACGAAGCTGCGCATGACCACGCTCATGACGCCGCGGCCCCTGCGACGGAGGCCGCTCACGATCACGATCACGCCGCCCCCGCCGCGAATGCTCAGACCCATGACGATCATGCGCATGACGCGCACGGTCACGATGCGCACGACCATGCCCACGCGCATGCCCCGTTGCCGAAGAGTCAACGCGAGGTGACGGCGATCCTGATTCGCTCGGCCAATGTGACCGCGCCGTTGTTTCTGTCGAAGGCGGTCAACAAATCGCCGTTCGGCCAGGTCGTTCAGCCACAAATGGAAATCGCCCGACTGTTCGACGGACTGGTCGGCAATATCGAAATGTTGCTAGTCGGCCTGGCCACGCTCGTCGTGATCGTGGCCGGCATCGGCATCATGGTCAGCATGTACAACTCGATGAGCGACCGCCGCCGCGAGATTGGCATCATGCGGGCGCTTGGCGCGCCCCGTCGCACGATTGTGCGGGTCATCCTGGTTGAATCGCTGTTACTGGCCGTCGGCGGCGGCGTGGCGGGCTTTCTGCTCGGACACGGCCTGATCGCCGCGATGAGCCCATGGATTTTGGACCAGACCGGCGTACAGATCGGCTGGTTCGCGATGGCCGCGCCGATTGACCTGGCCCCCTGGCTCGGTACGTTCGGGGAAGGCCGCAAACTGCCGATCCCGACAGAATTAATGTTGATCGGCGGCCTCGCCCTGCTGGCCCAATTGGTGGGGATTCTGCCCGCCGTTGCGGCCTATCGGACCGACGTCGGCAAAGCGCTCAGCAGCTCGCCGTAATCGGCTCGGACTGCTGCGGAGCTGGAACATCGCCTATGATAGTGATACGCCGCGCGGCATCACCTGGCCGCGGCAAAACTTCCGCCTCCCACCTTTCGAGCCTGCCATGTTGCCTCGAATTGTCCGCTCCATCGTGGTCGCCGCCGCGATCTCCGGCATCGCACTGCAAGCTATGCCCGCGAGCGCCTGCCCGTTCTGCAGCGCCGTTCAGTTGACGTTCAGTGAGGAGGTCGCCGCCAACGATATCGCGGTGATCGCCACACTTGTTGAACGCCCCGAGGAACCGGCCGGCAGCGATTCCAGCGCCCCGTTCGCCGCACCTGCCGGCGCGGAAGTCGCCAAGTGCAAATTCACCATCGCCCACATCTTGAAGGGCGAAGACAAGCTCGGCGCCGCCGAAACGTTCGAGGCCCTGTACTTCGGCCAGGAACCCGTCGGCGGCCAGTTTCTGGTCTTTGCCGTGATCATCGAAGACAAGCCGCCGGCCTGGAAAACGCCGATCAGCTTGTCCGAGCGCGGCGTGAAGTACATTCAAGAAATGATGGCGCTCCCGGAATCCGGCGCCGATCGGCTGGCGTTCTTTCAACACTACCTGGAAGACGCCGACCCGCTGTTGGCCGTCAATTCCTACGACGAATTCGCCCGAGCGCCGTTCGCAGAAGTCACGTCGCTGGCGCCCCGGATGAATCACGACAAGCTCGTGGGCTGGGTCAAGAACACAGAAATCTCCTCCAGCCGCCGCCGGTTGTATCTCACGATGCTCGGCGTCTGCGGCCAGCCGGAAGACGCCGCGATGCTGGAAGAGATGATTCGTTCGCCGCTTCGGGAACATAAAGTGGCGCTCGACGCGATGATCGCCGCCTACCTCAATCTCCGCGGCCCGGAAGGATTGCCGTTGATCGTCGACTTGTTCATCAAGGACGTCGACGCCGAGTACACCGACACCTATTCCGCGGTGATGGCCCTCCGCTTCCACGGTCAGGAGCGGGACGTGATCCCCAAGGAAGACCTCAAGGCCGCCATGCGGCAGATGCTCGATCGACCGCAACTGGCCGATCTGGTCATTCCCGACCTGGCCCGCTGGGAAGATTGGACCGTCGTGGATCGCCTCGTCGAACTGTTCAAGAACGCTGACGACACCTCGGCCTGGGTCCGAGTGCCGGTGATCAACTACCTCCGCGTTTGCCCTCTGCCGGAAGCGAAGGATAAAATCGAGGAACTGCGACTGATCGACCCGGACGCTGTCAAACGGGCCAGCAGCTCGCTGCTGCTCCTCGGCGGCGGCAAAGGCAACACCGGCGGCACCGTCAAACGGCCTGACGGCGCGGCGCCGGAAAAGGCCGCTGAACCGAAATAGGGCGAGACAACGTACTGGAACAGGGCTATATGCGCGTTGTGGCACGGTCTCCCGACCGTGCCACTGGCCCGACCGAAGGTCTCTATTTCGGACAAGCCAATACGTGACACGATCGGGAGACCGTGCCACAACGAGCTGGCGCGTCGGGCTAGTCGAAAACATTCCGTGGCGGTTGCGGTTATGAGCGTCATCACCGATGAATCTCGCGATTTGGAACCCGTTGCAGCGACGGTCGTGCCCGATCGAATCGACGACTTCTCCGAGCCTTATCGCGCACTGAGCGCTTCGGCCGTGGTTTCGTGCGTGCTGGGTCTGCTCTCGATTCTGGCCTTCGCCGATTTCTGGCTGGGGCTGATTCCGCTGCTGGCGATCGTGACCGGCGTGCTCGCCTGGCGAAAGATCGCGCGGTCGCCCGAAGAGTACACGGGGCTGAGACTCGCCCAATCCGGTGTGACGTTGGGCGCCCTGCTCTGGACCGGCGGCGCCTCGTGGTTGTCCTACGTTTACGCCACGGAAGTGCCGGACGGGTACGAGCGCATTACCTACCGGATGCTTCAACCGGGCGACAACGACGTCGCAGGCGCGGTGCCCGCGCAGGCCGAATCGCTCGACGGCAAACGGGTGTTCATCAAGGGCTATATCTACCCTCCCCCCGGCTCGCCGCCCTACGTGACCCGATTCCTGCTGGTCCGCGACAAAGGCGATTGCTGCTTCGGCGGCAATCCGAAAATCACGGATCGGATCTTGGTCGATATTGCTCCGCCCGGTAGGCTGGAGTTCAATCAATCGCTGCGCAAGCTGGCCGGCACGTTCCGGCTGCAACCCTCCGAAGCCGTCGACGCCGAGGGGGGCGTGTTGTATCGCCTGGAAGCGGACTATGCGAAATGAACGTCGCCCGTAGCGCGAAATGGCTGTTGTGCTGCACGCTGGGCTGCGGTGCGGCTACGATGTTGCTGCGTGCCACGCCAGCGACGGCAGCGGAAACATCGAGTGAGGAAGAAGTCCTCAAACGTCGCCAAGGCTTTCCGGACGACAAGAAGCCGCGCGAGCTGACGTTTGATAGCATCAAGTTCGAGATGGTCCGCAACGCGGAATTCCGCCGCAGCCTGGTGACCGAGGAAATCGAAAAGCTAGACGGCAAGCGGATCAAAATTCGCGGCTTTATGCTGCCCAGCTTTCAGCAGGAAGGCATCACGCAGTTCGTGCTGGTACGCGACAACCTGGAATGCTGCTTCGGCCCCGGCGCGATGCTGTTCGATTGTCTGATCGTCGACATGAACGAAGGCAAGTCCGCCACCTACTCGATTCGCCCCGTCACCGTGGAAGGCATCTTCACGATTGAAGAGCTCGCCGACGAAGACGGTATGACCTTGGCGATCTATCACTTGCAAGCCGTCCAAGTCAAGTGAACCGCGCAATTGCATCCCCTGTGGGAAGCCTCTCCGACGCCGATGGTGCGGCGCTGTTTCCAGTCCCGCCTTGTGTCTCACTTCAACGTCTTTTCCATCGGCGTCGGAGACGCCTCCCACAGTTGGTCGTTGCCGCTGCGGTGATTGCCGCTGCATGGGTCACGGGCGCTGTCGCCTGCCCCTTTTGTAACGTCATCACACCGACCTTCGCCGAGCGGCGTGAAAGCGCCACGGTTTGCGCATTGGCCGAGGCGCTCGATCAACGCGGCGCGAATTGGCGATTCCGCGTCCATCGTATTCACCAAGGCGAATCCGAAATCGCGGCGGACCAGGTCGTCGAGTTCGACCCGAAACTGAAGTTCCAGTCCGGCGACCTGGCATTGCTGCTCGGCACGCCGGAACAAAGCGACGGCGAAACGCACTGGCGCTGGGAAGCCACGCCGGTGAGCATCGTTTCGTACCGCTACTTCGCCGGCGCTCCTTCTTTGCGAACGCCAGCCGCCGAGCGACTTGCCTACTTCGCGCCGTTTCTGGAATCCGCAGAAACCGACATCGCCGCCGACGCCTTCGCCGAACTGGGCCGCGCCCCCTTGGACGCGGTAGATGTGATCGCGGACGGCGACCTCTTGGCCCGCGCTCGCACCTGGGTCGAGAGCGATTCCCTACCGAACGAACGGCGCGGCGGGTATGCACTGTTACTTGGTTTAGCAAAGCAACCGGAAGATCGCGCAGCTAATGTCCACGTCCTGCGAGCGGCGATCGAAAAATCGCGTGAGGACTTCCGGGCCGGCTTCGATGGCATCCTCGCCGCCTACCTGCTACTGGAACCGCACGAGGCGTTGCAGCTCGTCGACGAGCGTTATCTCGCCAACCCCGACGCCCGCCCCGGCGACATGCGCCATGCCCTGAATGCATTGCGCTTCTGCATGGAATATCAACGCGGTCCGGAACGCGAAGAACTCCTCACGGTCATGCGCCACGGCCTCGCGCGCCCAGCCTTCACGCCGGAGATCATCACCGACCTCGCCCGCTGGAAAGATTGGACTCCGCGCGACGAGATCGCCGCCCTCTACAATCCCGCCAGCGGCAAAGACGGCGCACCCCTTCGCCGCGCGGTGATCGGCTACCTGAAAGCCTGCCCGGAAGGCCAAGCACAATTAGACCGCCTCCGCCAGCTCGATCCCGACGGCGTAGCAACCATCGAGAAGCGTCTAAATGCACCACTCGATCGATAGGCAACGCGATTGCCGTTTTTGAACCGCGAAAATCACGAAATCACACGAAAGAAAACGCAGTCGACCGGAGATGAACCATCTCCTTCCTCTTTCGCGTCATTTCGCGTGTTTCGCGGTTAAATCCTCTGCAACTCCGCGTCTCTAGATGTAATCGGCTCTTATCGCGATGACTGTCCCGCGCTCGCGGATTCCACCGACTCTGACGCCGCCGGTTTCGCCACGTTTTCTTGCGCGAAGCCGAAGCGGCGGCCGCGATAAAGTTGCAGCCCGCGCGCCGCGTGGTAGAGCGCCCCACATTCCACCGGCACGTCCTTCGTGACTTCCAGTTGGCCTAACAAATTATCCACGGCGCGGCCGACCCAGGGCTCGTTCAATTGTGCGTCCGTCAGCGCCCAGCAGAGGAATTCCAGCGTGTGGCCGTTGGCGTGGATGACGCCGGAGATCTCCGGGACCGTGGCCGAGCGATTGAAGAAGCCGGTTGAGAACGAACCGTCCTGCTGCTGGTGTTCCTTGGCCTTTTGCACGCAGAATTGCACGCGATCGTTGGCCGCCGTCCACCCGCCGGTGAGTTGGCCTCCTTCGGCCAGATACTGGTTCAACACGTTCGCCACGCCGATTGCGCTGTGCGTGCCGCCGCAGCTCGCGCCGGCCAGGTCGGCCTTGGCCTCCAGCTCGATCATCCGCTCGAACGTCCATTCCTGGCCGTCTTTGCTTTGCCATTTGGCGTCGAGCGGCACAAACGGCAGCAGGCCGGAGAGGGTCCAGCCGAATTCCTGCCCTTCCTCGCATTCCCATTGAGCCTGCGTGGCCAGGTCGATGAACTTGTAGTCCTTGCCGCCGACCTTCACCGGGTGATCGGCCGCGATGTTGCAGGCCGAGAGGTAACCGAGCCACTGGTCCTTATGACCCTGACCGGTCTTTGAGCCTTGCTCGACGAGCGCGATGACCCCCTTTTCGCCCGGACGCAGGTTCCAACCCGTCAGCGTCCCGCCGGACAGCACATGATCCAGCGCCGGCACGTCGGCGCCGTTGTAGTCCAGGATCAAATCCGGGCCGTAGGCCAGCACGCCGTGAATGACCTGCCAGGCGGCGTTCCCCTGCCCTTCGCCATATTTGAGCTTCCGCTTCCCGGCGGCCGTGATGGCGGCGTCGAGCCGGTCCCGCAGCACGTCGTCCGCATTGGCCGATGGCTTCGGCGTCACGCTCGAAGCCTGCGTCGTCGGTGCGGCGGCCTTCGGCGGCGCGGTCACGTCGGAACCACAGCCCGAGGTCAGCATCAAAGCGGCCGAAGCGGCGGCCGAAGCCAGAGCGAGTCGAAACGCCGAGCGCAATCGCATGGCGGAAATCCTTGCGCGGGGAAAGCAAGCCGGTAAGCGAGGGGGAGTCTTTCTCGGAGCGCAACTAGGCGCTCTAGAGAATCTACCACGTTTTTGCCATGTCGGTAGTGAATTCATCGCTCCGCGCGATCGACAAACGTGTTGTGGCACGGTCTCCCGACCGTGTCACCGCCCCGACCGAAGGTCTCCATCCTTGCAAGAGGAGACCGTCGGTCGAATGCATGGCACGGTCGGGAGACCCTGCCACAACGGATGCATCATCGACCGCCTCGTTCACGTCCGATTGCGGACGCTTGCCAACTCACGGCGCAAGGGGTAACTTCGGGTCTGGCCTACCTTCCTTGCATGTCGCCAGCCATGGTCGCCGAATTGTCGGATCACGAGCGCGTAGTCATTACCGGCGTGGGACTTACCGCGCCGAATGGCGATACGCTGCGCGACTTCCGCACCGCTCTCTTGGAGGGGCGCTCCGGCGTCCGGAAGTACGACATCCGCTACGTCGGCGAGACCCTGGCCGGGGTCTGCGAGTTCAACGAGCAGAAATACCAGACTCGCAAGGATCGCCGCCGCGGGACGCGGGCCGCGAGCGTGGCGATTTTTTCCACCAACGAGGCGATCGTCGACGCTGGGCTGGATTGGCCGAACGTCGACAAATCCCGGGTCGGCATCTACATCGGCGTCACCGAACACGGCAACGTCGAGACCGAGAACGAGATTTTCGAGCTCAAAGGCTTCGACTACGACACCAAATTCTGGTCGCACCACCACAATCCTCGCACCGTGGCGAACAACCCAGCCGGCGAAGTCTCCCTCAACCTAGGGATCACCGGGCCGCACTACACGATCGGCGCCGCCTGTGCGGCCGGGAACGCCGGGCTGATCCAGGGCGTGCAAATGCTCCGGCTGCGCGAATGCGACGTGGCCCTCAGCGGCGGCGTGTCGGAGAGCATCCACACGTTCGGCATCTTCGCCAGTTTCAAGAGCCAAGGCGCTCTGGCGACGCATGAGGACCCCACCAAGGCGTCGCGTCCCTTCGACCGCGGCCGGAATGGCATTGTTGTCGCCGAAGGGGGCTGCATGTACGTTCTGGAACGGCTGGCCGACGCAAAGGCCCGCGGGGCAAAGATTTACGGCGAAATCGCGGGCTACGCCATGAACAGCGACGCCAACGATTTCGTGTTGCCGCATCCCGAACGCCAGGCCGAGTGCATGGAACTGGCGCTCAAACGGGCCGGCATCAGCGCCGACGAGATCGACATCGTCAGCACGCACGCCACCGGAACTTCGAGCGGCGATATCCAGGAATGCCTGGCGTTACGCCGGGTGTTCGGCGACAAGCAAGTGCTATTCAACAACGCCAAAAGCTTCATCGGCCACGCCATGGGCGCCGCCGGGGCGCTGGAACTGGCCGGCAATTTGCCAGCGTTCGAGGACGGCATGTGCCACGCCACGATCAACGTCGAGGACCTCGACCCAGAGTGCGCGCTGGACGGATTGGTGCTGAACGAGCCGCGCGAGGCTCGCCAACCCCGCTATATTCTGAATAACTCCTTCGGGATGCTCGGCATCAACTCGGTGCTGATCGTCAAGAAGGTTTGATCTTACACGCAATACATTCTCGCATGCGCCCTACCCCGTTGTGTCACGGTCTCCCGACCGTGACACTGTGGAAGGGAGACCTTCGGTCGGGCGGGTGTCACGGTCGGGAGACCGTGCCACAACGAGGTGAAGAAAACGAGCCATGGGAGCGAGATATGACGTCGGGGGAAATTCGTGAAACGGTGTTGGACATCCTGGCGAACATCGCCCCGGACGAGGACTTGAGCGAGCTCAAGGACGAAGTCTCGTTCCGCGAGCAATTGGAACTCGACAGCATGGATTTCCTGGACATCGTGATGGAGCTGCGCAAGCGCCACCGGATCCAAATCCCGGAAGACGACTACGTCGAACTGGCCTCGATGCAAAGCACGGTCAAATACCTGGAACCGCTGATGAAGGACCTGCAGAAGGCCTAGCTTCTGTCGCGACAAGAACGCCGTTAATTTAGCCCCAACGGGGCGGCAGATAATAGCCAGGTGCAAACCGCTGGAATTAGTGACAAGAAAATCGAATTAGCCCCATCGGGGCGGCACTTTTTGTAGACAACGGGCAATTTGAGTGTCGCCCCGATGGGGCTTCGGTTTTTTGTGCATCGTCTTCCAGCGGTTGGCGCCGCTGGCTATTATCTGACGCCCCTTTGGGGCTAATACAAACGGCCCCCGCAATCGTGCTGGCACCCTTTAATCCGCTCACCGCCGCACGTAACCCCCCGCACGGCTTGGCTTTCTGTTGACTCCCCAGCATCCGGCGCATAAGCTGGGTAGATCGGCATTCGGCCGCTCCGGCGGCCGTCATGCGGTTTCAGGTTCGGTGTGCGCTTGTCTCTCGCGCCTTGCACGCCGTGGCGAACCCGCTGGTCGGTCGGAGGTCGGCAACGGCCTGGGTTGAGTTCGCCGCGCTGCGCTCGATGGCCATGGCATCACATGTCGAATCGTCGGCGTCTTCCACTTCGCGCCGGGTGCGTCCACCCGACGGGAACGAGCTGACCGTTGGTTCGAGCATTCGCCCGCTGCTGGAAACCGATGCGACGCACATCTCTAGCCGCCCGCCGGTCAGCACCGGCGACGGCTTGTCGGACCCGCCCGGACTGATCGTCGCCAATTCCTTGGTCGGCACCCAGCTCGATCACTTCGTACTGGAAGAATTCGTCGGCGGCGGCGGCATGGGCGCCGTCTTTCGCGCCCGTGATTCCGTCTTGGATCGGGCCGTGGCGATCAAAGTTCTCGCCCGCGACCGCGTGGCCGATCCCGAGACCTACCAGCGCTTCCAAAACGAAGGCAAATCGGCGGCCCGGCTCGACCATCCGAACGTCGCCCGGGTGTTCTATTCTGGTGAAGCCCAGGGCCTGGCGTATATCGTCTTCGAGTTCATCGAAGGGGTGAACCTGCGCGACTTGGTGCTGGAGCGTAAACGCTTACCGGTCGTTGAGGCCATCGGTTACACACTGCAAGTCGCCGAAGCGCTCGCGCACGCCAGCAGCCACGACGTGGTCCACCGCGACGTGAAACCGTCGAACGTGATCATCAACTCCGATGGGCACGTCAAACTCGTCGACATGGGACTCGCCCGGGTGCAACATCCGGATCAGTCCCATGACGACCTGACGGCCAGCGGCGTGACGCTCGGCACGTTCGATTACATTTCCCCTGAGCAAGCCCGCGACCCGCGTTACGCGGACGTGCGCAGCGACATCTATTCGCTGGGCTGCACGCTCTACTACATGCTCACTGGCCAGGCGCCCTACCCGGAAGGCACGGTGCTGCAAAAACTGCTGCAGCACCAAGGGGACGAAGCCCCCGACCCGCGACAGTTCAATCCCGACACTCCGGCGGAAGTGGCCGCCATCGTCAGCAAAATGATGGCCAAGCAGCCGGAGCGGCGTTATCAAAATGCCCCGGAACTGGTTGCCGACCTATTGCTTGTCGGCGAACGTTTAGGGCTGCGCTCCGGCGGCGCGTCCGGCGTGATCTGGGTGACCGCCCCGCACGAGGCGCCGCACTGGCTGGAGCGGCATTCCCCTTGGATGGCGGCCGTCGGGCTGTTAGTCCTGATCGTCCTTGGCCTGGACTATTACTGGTCCGGTCAGCGCGCAGAATTGGTAGTCATCGAGCGCCCGCAGATCGCAGCGGCGCCGTCAGAGCAACAGCCAAGCGCGATCGCCAAGGAAACGACGCCAATCGCTCCCGACGCAAAAGCGTCGGCAACGCCGACGACAGCGCCCATCGACGGTACGACGTCGCCTCAACCTCCCTCGGTCGCAAACGACGCGAGTCGCCGCGACGAAATCAAAACCGCTAACGCAACGGAGCCAAACGGCGTCGCGGCTGAAAGCGCCGCAGCGCGCTCCTCGACCAACGACGCGAATACGGCGCGAACCGCCGCGACGGAACGACAAGGCCCCACCGAAACCGCCGTCGTTCCCGCGCCCCGCGCGGGCGTATTGATCGTCGACCCGACGGGCGCCACGCCG includes:
- a CDS encoding beta-ketoacyl-[acyl-carrier-protein] synthase family protein, whose translation is MSPAMVAELSDHERVVITGVGLTAPNGDTLRDFRTALLEGRSGVRKYDIRYVGETLAGVCEFNEQKYQTRKDRRRGTRAASVAIFSTNEAIVDAGLDWPNVDKSRVGIYIGVTEHGNVETENEIFELKGFDYDTKFWSHHHNPRTVANNPAGEVSLNLGITGPHYTIGAACAAGNAGLIQGVQMLRLRECDVALSGGVSESIHTFGIFASFKSQGALATHEDPTKASRPFDRGRNGIVVAEGGCMYVLERLADAKARGAKIYGEIAGYAMNSDANDFVLPHPERQAECMELALKRAGISADEIDIVSTHATGTSSGDIQECLALRRVFGDKQVLFNNAKSFIGHAMGAAGALELAGNLPAFEDGMCHATINVEDLDPECALDGLVLNEPREARQPRYILNNSFGMLGINSVLIVKKV
- a CDS encoding acyl carrier protein, which encodes MTSGEIRETVLDILANIAPDEDLSELKDEVSFREQLELDSMDFLDIVMELRKRHRIQIPEDDYVELASMQSTVKYLEPLMKDLQKA
- a CDS encoding DUF3299 domain-containing protein: MNVARSAKWLLCCTLGCGAATMLLRATPATAAETSSEEEVLKRRQGFPDDKKPRELTFDSIKFEMVRNAEFRRSLVTEEIEKLDGKRIKIRGFMLPSFQQEGITQFVLVRDNLECCFGPGAMLFDCLIVDMNEGKSATYSIRPVTVEGIFTIEELADEDGMTLAIYHLQAVQVK
- a CDS encoding ADP-ribosylation factor-directed GTPase activating protein isoform b — encoded protein: MRLRSAFRLALASAAASAALMLTSGCGSDVTAPPKAAAPTTQASSVTPKPSANADDVLRDRLDAAITAAGKRKLKYGEGQGNAAWQVIHGVLAYGPDLILDYNGADVPALDHVLSGGTLTGWNLRPGEKGVIALVEQGSKTGQGHKDQWLGYLSACNIAADHPVKVGGKDYKFIDLATQAQWECEEGQEFGWTLSGLLPFVPLDAKWQSKDGQEWTFERMIELEAKADLAGASCGGTHSAIGVANVLNQYLAEGGQLTGGWTAANDRVQFCVQKAKEHQQQDGSFSTGFFNRSATVPEISGVIHANGHTLEFLCWALTDAQLNEPWVGRAVDNLLGQLEVTKDVPVECGALYHAARGLQLYRGRRFGFAQENVAKPAASESVESASAGQSSR
- a CDS encoding protein kinase is translated as MAMASHVESSASSTSRRVRPPDGNELTVGSSIRPLLETDATHISSRPPVSTGDGLSDPPGLIVANSLVGTQLDHFVLEEFVGGGGMGAVFRARDSVLDRAVAIKVLARDRVADPETYQRFQNEGKSAARLDHPNVARVFYSGEAQGLAYIVFEFIEGVNLRDLVLERKRLPVVEAIGYTLQVAEALAHASSHDVVHRDVKPSNVIINSDGHVKLVDMGLARVQHPDQSHDDLTASGVTLGTFDYISPEQARDPRYADVRSDIYSLGCTLYYMLTGQAPYPEGTVLQKLLQHQGDEAPDPRQFNPDTPAEVAAIVSKMMAKQPERRYQNAPELVADLLLVGERLGLRSGGASGVIWVTAPHEAPHWLERHSPWMAAVGLLVLIVLGLDYYWSGQRAELVVIERPQIAAAPSEQQPSAIAKETTPIAPDAKASATPTTAPIDGTTSPQPPSVANDASRRDEIKTANATEPNGVAAESAAARSSTNDANTARTAATERQGPTETAVVPAPRAGVLIVDPTGATPNSHRSLFAACSMAKSGEVIELMFNGRRDERPILVHSLNLTIRAARGYSPVVVFRPSTSVPDGTRAMISIAGGRLTLVDVACELELAAGTSGGVSTLFELEAAEGLTLRNCSLTARDLAWDRGSLVRAAMITLTAPAVMSTMPQSDTGDLIDVTSIELEHCIARGEATFLSSPQPWPFALSWDNGLLALSGRLLESRGALTGLDAGAECELDLRHLTAIAPRGLCRFIADGPALSFLPTEVRLVDSLVQISGDGALVEHIGLNPLAQSPQSLIWRGQRNVYDLQNFWRTGADDDMPFSGTDREFGDWLAIWKEREAQARQTAIAWQRTTPATRPMHLRTTSDYLLDSANTNNRVAVAAANDARDLGMDVTLLPTLPPEPTGTTLPAETVIKPPMSNGMGDMMP
- a CDS encoding ABC transporter permease, yielding MSIWKIAWRSIQQRALSSFLTALSMALGVALIVAVLVIHGVVAQSFNRNAAGYDMIVTAKGGALQAVLNTVFHLSKPVENLPYTYYEEFLNTPEHKGKYAKYVGLAIPYCLGDNYEGYRVVGTTIDMFDKLEYAPGTKYAFSAGRNFKADAYFEGVVGATVARKTGLKVGDTFAPTHGVTESEDAHTHDHDPFKVVGILAPTGTPNDRALFVNMEGFFLLEGHALDPPSEAAAHSHDEHNHAHEGEQAHEPSSTVAHEHAAEDAHAHDEAAHDHAHDAAAPATEAAHDHDHAAPAANAQTHDDHAHDAHGHDAHDHAHAHAPLPKSQREVTAILIRSANVTAPLFLSKAVNKSPFGQVVQPQMEIARLFDGLVGNIEMLLVGLATLVVIVAGIGIMVSMYNSMSDRRREIGIMRALGAPRRTIVRVILVESLLLAVGGGVAGFLLGHGLIAAMSPWILDQTGVQIGWFAMAAPIDLAPWLGTFGEGRKLPIPTELMLIGGLALLAQLVGILPAVAAYRTDVGKALSSSP
- a CDS encoding ABC transporter ATP-binding protein; this encodes MLLLTDVKKSFTEPGGGRLPILDVPRFAVGEGEQLALVGQSGCGKTTLLHVIAGITRPDSGQVQIGGRDIAQLPEAGRDQFRAQHIGYVFQTFNLLPGFSALENVLLGMSFGRGRADRERAKQLLERVGLGARLSHKPSMLSVGEQQRVSVARALANRPKLLLADEPTASVDSGHQKQIIDLIRDTCREQKVALVVVTHSPEVAGQFERVEHLEQLNRAVAQS
- a CDS encoding DUF4190 domain-containing protein codes for the protein MSVITDESRDLEPVAATVVPDRIDDFSEPYRALSASAVVSCVLGLLSILAFADFWLGLIPLLAIVTGVLAWRKIARSPEEYTGLRLAQSGVTLGALLWTGGASWLSYVYATEVPDGYERITYRMLQPGDNDVAGAVPAQAESLDGKRVFIKGYIYPPPGSPPYVTRFLLVRDKGDCCFGGNPKITDRILVDIAPPGRLEFNQSLRKLAGTFRLQPSEAVDAEGGVLYRLEADYAK